Genomic segment of Glutamicibacter sp. JL.03c:
ATACGCTTCCAGAAGGTCGTGCAGGACCTGATTGCGGAACGCCAGAAGAACTTGGTTAATTTCCGAGGATGGCATAGCTAGAAACCAATAATTGGCCATATGAACACCGTGAGACTTCTCGATGCTGGCTTGGGGTGTTTATGATCTCTGCTTGGTATTGCTCTCGTTGTGTTCAACACTCGGTCTGCAATCGGCTGAATTCTGCCCTTATTAGGGCAGAATCAATAGTTATATGGGCACAAGTCATCTTGTGCCCTTACGTTTGATCTTGCTTGAAGGAAACAAAACTGGTGGATGAATTTCGTACGCGCATAGCTCTCGGCATAGGCCGTCGAATTGAACGGCTAGGTCGCTACAGGGTTGCAGCTCTTTACTACGAACGCACCTTGGCCACTGGGCTTTCGCAAGCATCCGAAATTCAGTTCCGCTACGGTTTTAGCCTCTACAAGTGCAAGCAGTACTCCAAAGCTATGACCCAGATCGAAGCCGCAGTGGCGCGCCAGCCGCATCGTTACGGCTGGATCCAGACGCTCGCATTGACCATGCAGCGGATGAAGAAGTACGAGCGGGCTCTAGAGCTATTTGCCGCGGCATGCGAGGGCGATCCAAGCAACATCACCTGGCGCATCCGCTGGGCTCGCTGTGCCCGATTGGCTCGCAAGGCCGACTACGCCTCGGCAGTACTGGACAAGCTGGTTGTCGATTTCCCGGATGATCCCAAAGCATCATCAGCCATTGCCACCTTCCTGCTGGACAGCAGCCAGCGCTGGCGCGAATTGGACGTCCGCCTGCAACATGAAAATCAACATGCAGCAGACCCGAAATGGTCATTCCTGACGGCAGAAGCTGCAGCCTACATGTCTCGTTTCGACCTTGCAGAGCAGTACTACCGAAAGACCCTCGAACTCGATGACCAGCATGTTAAATATTGGTATGGCCTTGGCCGTAGCCTCGAAGAACAGGGCAAGCAAGAAGAAGCCGACAACGCTTATTCCAACGCGGTCTTGCGCTCGGGAGACACGACCGTTCAGAAAATCGGTATTGGTAAGATCCACGAACGCGAAGACGACTGGAACCGGGCCTTGGATGCCTATGAAGCGCAACTGGGACAAGCAGAGGAAGGTGTAGACCTCTACCTGCTTAACTACCGCGCTGGCGAAGCAGCCGCCCGGCTCTTTGAATTCCGCCAGGCGGCACAGTATTACCGCCGAGCCGAAGAGCTTGCTGAAACCATCGAAGACCATGTGCTGGCAGGCTATGCACAAGGACGAGTGCTCTCTCGTTCCGGCGACTTTGAATCTGCAGCAAAATGCTTCGCGCGATTCATCGACTTCTTGCCAGAACAAAAACGAGTTGAAACTCCCGTTGCGCTATTCCGCTTTGCATATAGTCTTCACCAGGTTGGCAAGCATGCTGAAGCCAGTGAGCTCTTCCTGCAGGCAGCATCCGAATGGGGGTACCTCGGTACATCCTTCCGAGGATCAAAAGCAGCAGGTGCCCGCGCCAATGAACACCGTCAGCGCGCTGCCATTTGCGCAGCCACCGGTGACTGGGCAGGCGCTGCATCGGCCTACTCATCGGCCATCTGGCACGCCTCATCTACCGAACGCCAGTGGCAGGCACGCGCAGGCCAAGCATACGCCAAGTTGGGCGATTTCGAGAAGGCCTGCGAATACTTCGTTGGCATGCTGCTCTTTACCGAAATTTCCCTGGCAGGCTTGGGCAATGCGCTCAAGGGCGTAGGACGCCGCCGTGGTGCCTTGGCTATCCATGCGCGTGAAGTCGAAGACCTGGATGAGAACCTGGTCCTTTTCGAGTCATCTCACGGAAAGAACGTGCATTGCCATCCCTTTGCAATCTACCAGGCCATGCGAGAAGATCCGCGATTCGCGAATTTCCGCTACGTTTGGGTTTACAACGACGATTCCCAGATTCCGGCTCAGCTGGCCAATGATCCAGATGTCGCAATCATCAAGCAGCACTCGGACAAGTACATCAAGGTTCTTGGCACAGCCAAGTACCTGGTGAACAATGCAACGTTCCCGACGTACTTTGCCCGTCGCGAGGGCCAGCAGGTGCTGAACACCTGGCACGGCACCCCGCTGAAATTCATGGGTAAGCTAGTGAAGGATGGCGTGGCTGAGCACCGCAACGTCCAGCGGAACTTCCTTCAAACCACGCATATGATGGTTCCGAACACCCACACCTTGAAGACGTTGAGCACGGATCATGATCTGGACGGCCTGTTCCCGGCAAAGGTCGCATTGACCGGCAGCCCACGCATCGACCAGATGGTCAATATGAGCGAGGAACGCCGTAGCGAGATCCTCACCGAATTGGGTATCGATCCTGAGAACCACCAGAAGATCGTGTTATTCGCGCCAACCTGGCGCGGGCAGCTCAAGGATCAATCTTATGACGTGAGCGGACTCGTCGACGACCTGGCAACTCTGGCCCAAGGCGAGCACCACATGCTTTTCCGCGCACATCGCTTCGCAGAGAAGCTCATCGGCGACGCTGAACTCGATGCCGCAGTGGTCCCTTCGTCAATTGACACCAATGAACTTCTTGCTGTCATTGACGTCTTGATCACCGACTACTCGTCGATTTTCTATGACTTCTTGCCCGCCAAGAAACCTGTCATCTTCTATACTCCCGACTTCGCAGCCTATGAGGCAGAACGAGGGCTCTACTTTGAGCGCTCCACCTGGCCAGGCGAGGTGCTCGACTCGATCGAGGATGTTGCTGCGGAACTCCAGAGGCAGCTGAGCGTCGCTGAACCCCAGCCGCATCTGAACTTCGCCGAGAACCTGGAAACCTTTGCTTCCATGGAGGATGGCCACGCAACCGCACGAGTCATCGATTTCTTCTTCTTTGATGATGATTCGCACGTGCTGGCGCCGGTCGAAGATCAGCGCAAGAAGCTGTTGTTCTATCAAGGCCCGTTCAAGCCAAACGGCATTGCCACCGCGTTTACCAACCTGATCGGCTCCTTGGATCCGTCAAAGTACCACGTGTCTGTGGCCGTGGACATGGGAGCGGTAGCAAGCAATGCCGACTCCATGGAGATCCTCGCTTCGCTGCCTGGGCACGTGAAGATTCTTCCACGAGCTGGCGCCACGATCATGTCCGCGGAAGAACGTTGGGTATCCGACGGGTATCACGCGCATCGCGGTTTTGATTCGCCGGGAGCCGAGCAAGTCCACCTGGGGACCATGGCACGAGAGATGCAGCGTTCCTTCGGTGACGCGCGCTTCGACGCAGCCATCGACTTCGAAGGCTATTCGAGATTCTGGGCCAGCTTGTTCTCGGCGGCACACTCCCATGCGGCACGCAACTACATTTACCTTCATAACGACATGGTCGGCGAATGGAAGCTCCGCTTCGGCACCATGCCCGGTCTCTTCGCGACTTACCGTCACTATGATCAACTGGTGTCGGTGACCCAAAGCGTGGGGGAGCAGAACGTCAAGGAGCTATCCACGCTCTTTGGGCTGGCTGAAGAGAAGTTCACCGTTTCGGAAAACCTCTTGGATCTGGAGAAGCCATTGCGCTGGTCCACGCTTGAGGATCCGGTGCACACCTTCTCCGGCGAGGGCTTGACTGTTTTTGCCAACATGGCTCGACTGTCACCGGAAAAAGGGCAGATGAAATTGTTGGAGGCCTTCGCACAGGTGCATGAGCAGCATCCAAACACTCGACTGCTTCTTATCGGTGACGGACCATTGCGCACCGACCTGGAAACCGAGGTTGCCGCCCGCGGTCTTGCCGGCAAAGCGGTCATCACCGGTCTGCTCTCGAACCCGTTCCCAACATTGAAGACCGCAGATTGCTTCGTGTTTTCCTCGGACTATGAGGGCCAGGGCCTGGCTATGGTTGAAGCGATGATGCTTGGACTGCCAGCGATCTCAACCGACGTGGTGGGTTCACACAGCGTCTTGGCTGATGGCTACGGCTTGCTCGTCGAGAACTCTGCCGCCGGTTTGGTTGATGGCATGGACCGATACCTGAACGGTTACCAGGCGGACAAGAAATTTGATGCGCAGGAATACCAGAACAGCGCGCTAGCGCAGTTTGAACGACTGGTCGATGGTGTCAAAGTCTGAGAACAAATAGACAGGTCGTGGAGTGCTGAATGCACTCCACGACCTGTTTAAGGGCCAATTCTTGGTCGCGATCCGGCCCTTTGGAGAAATCGAGCTAGGCGGCCCTTCGGCGAGGCAGCCGTTCAACCTCGACGTCGCCCACTACGAGCTTCAACGACTCGGTGATAAAGCGTTCCATGCTGGCACCAGCGGTAACGTCGCCAAAGTAGTATTCCACGACTTCGCGGAAGCTCTCATTGTCTTCAGTTAAGGCCCTTCGGATCTTGCCGGCAATTTCTTCGGACTCGTCGGCCGACAGCGCCGGCACCTTGGCCAACGCAGGGGAGTCGGTCACGGTAGCCTCCGCGGATACCGGGGTAGTCACGAACATCGGCTTGCCGGTGGCCATGAAATCGTAGGCAACAGCGGAAATGTCGGTCACGCATAAATCAGAGACCGCCCACTGCCAGCCCCAATGGGTGGTGTCATCGAAAAGCAAACGTGCAGCAGACGTCGCATTGGCTGACACCAGTTTCTGACGGATCCGTTCAACGGCATGTCCGTAGGCACCAGAATTCAATCCTGAACGAGGATGCGGGCGGAATATCAAATTGAATCCTCCGTCCTTGATCAGCGCATCGATCAATTTCTCGCCGTGCGAGAGAACCGAGCCGTAATGCATGGACGGACGGTCACCCTCCCAGGTCGGCGCGTACAGCACCGTTGGCAGGGAAGTATTCAGCGAATAAGGGGCCAAGTAGGAAACATCAATCTGTGGACGGCCGATTAGGCGCGTACGCGTCTGGGCGTCATAGTTGCGCAGGTGCAAGTTCAAGCGATCCTGAGCTGCCTGTCCTGCCGAGAAGACATAATCGTAGGCCTTGAGCTGATTGGACCACATGTAGGCCTTTTCGCTCTCACCGTGGCTGATGAAGACGTGATTAGGCTCGTTGAAGCGCATCATCTGGAAATTGCGGATGTTCTGATTTACATAGAACACCAAACGCAGATCCTGCGAATCGACCAGCCGTTCAACGTCTTCAATGGTCGGCGCGTAATGCACCGGCAGAGGGCATTCCTCCCGCAGCGCCAGTGCCGAGTCAGGGCGACGGGTGATGACTACGACGGAAACGTACTGCGCTAATTGCTTGATTGGCTCGTACCACTGGCGGATCTGGTACGCATTGACCATCTCGTCAGCGAAGTACAAGGCAACGCGATAACGGTCCTCTCCGGTAGGCATGTGAAACAGTTCGGTGGCGTGGCGATCAATGAATTTACGCTGCTGTCGAGCAGCAAGGCGTTGCCCGGCGTATGATGCCGCGTTATTCAAGGTTTTTAACACCTTCATCAGAGATCCTTTGTCACGAAAAATAACCCGTCTCCATAAGCATAAGTGGAAGTCATTGGCCAGAGCTGTTGACATGCCTTGAAGCGCCTATGTGCCTAGGGAATTTTGAGCTAATGACCTAAATACACCCAGATAAGCGGGTTTGCATTCGTTCAATGTTGGGTTATGCCCCATTGCCTCCAGACGTGTTCGAATCTTCATATTGAATCGCACTGCGATATGCTGTGGTGAGTGCAACACCAACATCTGTGTGCTTTAGCTGGTTTCAGTTTGGGAACTTGGGTGGTGGCAAGCTAAGATGAAATGTCGGACTATGTTTTAGTAGGAGTCATCATTAGCGATAAGCGTTCTGATCGATCGCCACATGGCGCACTCGATCGCAACTCGCCTTTGGTTTTTTCAACCAGGGATCTCGGCCGTTCGCCGGGCTCAATGGAGACTCTAAACGAGCAGGTTCAGGCACCCGCAGATGTGGGAAATGCACTCATCGGTATTCGTGGAGGATCTGAGCTTGACTTAGATCTTCGCCTTGAAGCCGTGCATGAAGGAATTTTGGTATCGGGTACCGCTACAGCGCAAATTGCTGGGGAATGTGGACGATGCCTGGATCCTATCGAGTACGACTTCGTGGCTGATATTCAGGAGCTCTTCTACTATGAGGAGAGCGAAGAATTCGAAGAAGATGATGATGTGGATCAGTATTGGGTAGTCGGTGACTTGATTGACATCGATCCGGTACTACGGAGCGCAGTGGTTACCGCCCTGCCGTTCCAGCCGGTTTGCAAGGAAGATTGCTTGGGGCTCTGCAATGAATGCGGAATCAACCTCAACGATGAACCCGAGCATCACCATGAGGTACTTGATCCACGTTGGGCGGCGCTAGCGCAGCTGTCCGACAATGTCACTGAAGATAGTGACAAAAACTAAAACGTTAGACTAGAGAGAAGAGAAGTAGTCGTGGCTGTTCCAAAGCGGAAGATGTCCCGTGCGAATACTCGTGCCCGCCGTTCTCAGTGGAAGGCCACCGCGCCGAACCTGGTGAAGACCGTTGAAAACGGTCGCGTAACTTACAGCCTGCCTCACCAGGCTAAGGTTGTCACCGACTCGGCCGGTACTGAACTGTTCCTTGAGTACAAGGGTCGCAAGGTCGCTGACGTCTAAGACATGTCTTCTAAAGAAGAACTGATGAAGCGTCTCGGAATCGATATCGATTCCGAGACGCTTCGTCTTGCATTCACCCATCGCTCGTATTCCTACGAGAACGGTGGCATTCCAACGAACGAACGCCTTGAATTCCTTGGGGACTCGATCCTTGGCTTCTGCGTTGCAGAACACCTTTACGCTAAATTCCCCGATCTGCCCGAAGGCGATCTGGCAAAACGCCGTGCCGCCATTGTCAGCACGCGTGCCCTGGCCATGATTGCCCGAGACCTGGAAGTTGGAGAACATCTTCTCCTCGGACGCGGAGAAGCCCAATCCAACGGCGCTAACAAGTCGTCCATCCTGGCTGACACCATGGAATCCATCCTCGGAGCGACCTACCTGGTCCAGGGAATGGACGCGGCTCGTGCTTTTGTGCTTCGCTTCGTCACACCACTGCTGGAGGATCCTCGCCTACTCGGCGCCACTACCGACTGGAAGACAGTTATCCAGGAAGTCGTTGCCTCTCGCAAATTAGGCGAACTGCGTTATCAGGTCACCGGATCTGGCCCTGACCATGCACGCACCTACCTTGCCGTGCTGCACATTGGAGAGAACGGCTATGGCGAAGGCCATGGACCGTCCAAAAAAGAAGCTGAACAGGAAGCTGCCCACCAAACGTGGCTGCAGCTCAATCCTGGCGAACAGATCCCGAAAAGCTAAGCACCACGCAGATGCCTGAACTGCCAGAAGTGGAAGTAGTCCGTCGGGGATTGGACAAGTGGGTACGCGCTCGA
This window contains:
- a CDS encoding CDP-glycerol glycerophosphotransferase family protein, whose product is MTQIEAAVARQPHRYGWIQTLALTMQRMKKYERALELFAAACEGDPSNITWRIRWARCARLARKADYASAVLDKLVVDFPDDPKASSAIATFLLDSSQRWRELDVRLQHENQHAADPKWSFLTAEAAAYMSRFDLAEQYYRKTLELDDQHVKYWYGLGRSLEEQGKQEEADNAYSNAVLRSGDTTVQKIGIGKIHEREDDWNRALDAYEAQLGQAEEGVDLYLLNYRAGEAAARLFEFRQAAQYYRRAEELAETIEDHVLAGYAQGRVLSRSGDFESAAKCFARFIDFLPEQKRVETPVALFRFAYSLHQVGKHAEASELFLQAASEWGYLGTSFRGSKAAGARANEHRQRAAICAATGDWAGAASAYSSAIWHASSTERQWQARAGQAYAKLGDFEKACEYFVGMLLFTEISLAGLGNALKGVGRRRGALAIHAREVEDLDENLVLFESSHGKNVHCHPFAIYQAMREDPRFANFRYVWVYNDDSQIPAQLANDPDVAIIKQHSDKYIKVLGTAKYLVNNATFPTYFARREGQQVLNTWHGTPLKFMGKLVKDGVAEHRNVQRNFLQTTHMMVPNTHTLKTLSTDHDLDGLFPAKVALTGSPRIDQMVNMSEERRSEILTELGIDPENHQKIVLFAPTWRGQLKDQSYDVSGLVDDLATLAQGEHHMLFRAHRFAEKLIGDAELDAAVVPSSIDTNELLAVIDVLITDYSSIFYDFLPAKKPVIFYTPDFAAYEAERGLYFERSTWPGEVLDSIEDVAAELQRQLSVAEPQPHLNFAENLETFASMEDGHATARVIDFFFFDDDSHVLAPVEDQRKKLLFYQGPFKPNGIATAFTNLIGSLDPSKYHVSVAVDMGAVASNADSMEILASLPGHVKILPRAGATIMSAEERWVSDGYHAHRGFDSPGAEQVHLGTMAREMQRSFGDARFDAAIDFEGYSRFWASLFSAAHSHAARNYIYLHNDMVGEWKLRFGTMPGLFATYRHYDQLVSVTQSVGEQNVKELSTLFGLAEEKFTVSENLLDLEKPLRWSTLEDPVHTFSGEGLTVFANMARLSPEKGQMKLLEAFAQVHEQHPNTRLLLIGDGPLRTDLETEVAARGLAGKAVITGLLSNPFPTLKTADCFVFSSDYEGQGLAMVEAMMLGLPAISTDVVGSHSVLADGYGLLVENSAAGLVDGMDRYLNGYQADKKFDAQEYQNSALAQFERLVDGVKV
- a CDS encoding CDP-glycerol glycerophosphotransferase family protein, whose translation is MKVLKTLNNAASYAGQRLAARQQRKFIDRHATELFHMPTGEDRYRVALYFADEMVNAYQIRQWYEPIKQLAQYVSVVVITRRPDSALALREECPLPVHYAPTIEDVERLVDSQDLRLVFYVNQNIRNFQMMRFNEPNHVFISHGESEKAYMWSNQLKAYDYVFSAGQAAQDRLNLHLRNYDAQTRTRLIGRPQIDVSYLAPYSLNTSLPTVLYAPTWEGDRPSMHYGSVLSHGEKLIDALIKDGGFNLIFRPHPRSGLNSGAYGHAVERIRQKLVSANATSAARLLFDDTTHWGWQWAVSDLCVTDISAVAYDFMATGKPMFVTTPVSAEATVTDSPALAKVPALSADESEEIAGKIRRALTEDNESFREVVEYYFGDVTAGASMERFITESLKLVVGDVEVERLPRRRAA
- a CDS encoding YceD family protein; the encoded protein is MVFSTRDLGRSPGSMETLNEQVQAPADVGNALIGIRGGSELDLDLRLEAVHEGILVSGTATAQIAGECGRCLDPIEYDFVADIQELFYYEESEEFEEDDDVDQYWVVGDLIDIDPVLRSAVVTALPFQPVCKEDCLGLCNECGINLNDEPEHHHEVLDPRWAALAQLSDNVTEDSDKN
- the rpmF gene encoding 50S ribosomal protein L32, which produces MAVPKRKMSRANTRARRSQWKATAPNLVKTVENGRVTYSLPHQAKVVTDSAGTELFLEYKGRKVADV
- the rnc gene encoding ribonuclease III; this translates as MKRLGIDIDSETLRLAFTHRSYSYENGGIPTNERLEFLGDSILGFCVAEHLYAKFPDLPEGDLAKRRAAIVSTRALAMIARDLEVGEHLLLGRGEAQSNGANKSSILADTMESILGATYLVQGMDAARAFVLRFVTPLLEDPRLLGATTDWKTVIQEVVASRKLGELRYQVTGSGPDHARTYLAVLHIGENGYGEGHGPSKKEAEQEAAHQTWLQLNPGEQIPKS